In one window of Electrophorus electricus isolate fEleEle1 chromosome 15, fEleEle1.pri, whole genome shotgun sequence DNA:
- the mtus2b gene encoding microtubule-associated tumor suppressor candidate 2, with the protein MLRSSEMRARDVRVIYGPRWRLGTAFTDAALRADIPSENGALRERDLSLELCRIRDEVAVAVGRWECLQGEKEELENRFQEQLKELRVQKQKELQALQEILRHEQQEETELLQKQQHNQLEQLCSQHHQQVEEMTQSHEAALQEMGASHSSTLVTLQEEYNRSIKNLKMAHEQEKKSLEEEFEKLRLSLQDQVDTLTFQNHSLRDRAKRFEEALRRSTDEQIVDALAPYQHIEEDLKSLKEVLEMKNHQIHEQQLKISELERTAQKNVLLEERVQVLQQKNEDLKARIDLNLALSRQLSEENANLQEYVEKESNEKKRLSRTNEELLWRLQTGELSPRMSPNQSPLHRPPVDSASPTRLPPCPP; encoded by the exons AGTGAGAATGGTGCACTGAGAGAAAGGGACTTGTCCCTGGAGCTTTGTAGGATCAGGGATGAAGTGG CGGTGGCCGTGGGTCGATGGGAGTGTCTGCAgggtgagaaggaggagttggagaaccGTTTccaggagcagctgaaggagctgagggtgcagaagcagaaggagctccAGGCTCTGCAGGAGATACTGAGACacgagcagcaggaggagacggagctcctgcagaaacagcagcacaacCAGCTAGAGCAGCTCTGCTCACAGCACCACcaacag GTGGAGGAGATGACTCAGAGTCATGAGGCTGCCCTGCAGGAGATGGGGGCATCTCACAGTTCCACCCTGGTCACTTTACAGGAGGAGTACaacaggtccatcaaga attTGAAGATGGCTcatgaacaggagaagaaatctctggaggaagaatttgagaagctcagactgtcactgcag gATCAGGTGGACACACTGACGTTTCAGAACCACAGTCTGAGAGACCGAGCAAAACGCTTTGAGGAGGCCCTGCGCAGAAGCACTGATGAACAGATTGTG GATGCCTTGGCCCCATACCAGCACATAGAGGAGGACCTAAAGAGTCTTAAAGAGGttctggagatgaagaaccatcAGATCCACGAACAGCAGCTGAAGATATCTGAGCTGGAGAGAACG GCCCAGAAGAATGTGTTGTTGGAGGAGCGTGTTCAGGTTCTCCAGCAGAAGAATGAAGACCTCAAGGCGAGAATAGACCTGAATCTTGCCttgtccag gcaGTTGTCAGAGGAGAACGCTAACCTGCAGGAATAcgtggagaaagagagcaatgAGAAGAAGCGTCTGAGCCGAACCAACGAGGAGCTTCTCTGGCGGCTGCAGACGGGGGAGCTGAGCCCACGGATGTCCCCCAACCAGTCGCCCCTACATAGGCCCCCTGTGGACTCTGCCTCGCCTACTCGCCTCCCACCCTGCCCTCCGTGA